The proteins below are encoded in one region of Aspergillus nidulans FGSC A4 chromosome III:
- a CDS encoding FAD binding domain protein (transcript_id=CADANIAT00005479) — MAQLHDVLIIGAGPCGLAVAARLREHTPSAIFTDAEHQRYHWINKHKGRMNLVRRRPGKMGSLGVPKHQPAAQGKERASSVSSEDSTSTNSTTFTQGRDSATSVSSHDWDSEPEEESKDSPSIKVLDSTSPNWLTKWHRAFNTLEIAQLRSPMFFHVDPSDRDGMLAYTTEQGREDDLWEIPGCVGKELSKHKKKKQQRQRLKQKKGNLGVLGDTEIDERDRKDYFSPGTGLFRDFCESVVSRYRLDRKGFIEEAEVSDITYGYVDDLDSVKKVFTVTTKDERVFYARTVVLAVGPGGKKIMPFELSEQEKEGACHSSDLRPGLFPCPHVKRMIQARKETNLVIVGGGLSSAQIVDMAIRKGVSKVWFLMRSDFKVKHFDITLTWMGKFKNYSKAVFWSADTDEERLEMIKTARGGGSITPRYQRILLKHAAAKRLSIHTHTVITEKAYNPATRTWRLATSPPIPNLPDQIDYVCFATGMHMDVNELPFMQKMHADYPIRSIGGLPCLTDDLMWQAEVPLYMTGRLAALRLGPGAPNLEGARLGAERIAWSLEEVLGKRTFGKDEKREALDVERSMECFCGLGNRFAELPEA; from the exons TCAATAAACACAAGGGCAGGATGAACCTAGTCCGAAGGAGACCGGGAAAGATGGGGAGCCTGGGGGTTCCCAAGCACCAACCTGCTGCAcaagggaaggagagggccTCGTCTGTATCGAGCGAGGATTCCACCTCTACGAACTCCACGACATTCACCCAGGGCAGAGACTCAGCAACGTCTGTATCCTCTCACGACTGGGACTCTGAgcccgaagaagaaagcaaagatTCTCCCTCGATCAAAGTCCTAGACTCGACATCCCCAAACTGGCTCACAAAATGGCATCGGGCCTTCAACACCCTCGAGATCGCTCAGCTCCGCAGTCCTATGTTCTTCCATGTCGACCCCAGTGATCGCGACGGCATGCTCGCGTATACGACCGAGCAAGGCCGCGAAGACGATCTGTGGGAGATACCGGGCTGCGTAGGGAAAGAGCTTTCCAAacacaagaaaaagaagcaacaACGGCAGAGgttgaagcagaaaaaaGGTAATCTGGGAGTGCTGGGGGACACTGAAATCGACGAACGTGATCGCAAGGATTACTTTTCGCCTGGCACAGGGCTGTTCAGAGATTTCTGTGAGAGCGTCGTGTCTAGGTATCGGTTGGATAGAAAGGGGTTTattgaggaggcagaggttTCTGATATCACGTATGGGTATGTGGATGATCTTGACTCCGTGAAGAAGGTCTTTACCGTTACCACAAAGGATGAGAGGGTCTTCTATGCCCGGACTGTGGTACTGGCCGTTGGACCTGGTGGGAAGAAGATCATGCCCTTTGAACTGAGcgagcaggagaaagagggcgCGTGCCACAGTTCCGACCTCAGACCGGGTCTGTTTCCGTGCCCGCATGTTAAGAGGATGATCCAAGCACGGAAGGAAACGAATCTCGTCATCGTGGGAGGCGGACTATCTTCTGCGCAGATTGTCGATATGGCCATCAGGAAGGGAGTAAGCAAGGTGTGGTTTCTGATGAGGTCTGACTTTAAAG TCAAACACTTCGACATCACCCTAACATGGATGGGTAAATTCAAGAACTATTCCAAAGCCGTCTTCTGGTCTGCGGACACAGACGAAGAACGCCTTGAAATGATTAAAACAGCCCGCGGAGGCGGCAGCATCACCCCCCGTTACCAGAGGATCCTGCTCAAACATGCTGCTGCCAAAAGGCTCTCTATCCACACCCACACAGTCATCACAGAGAAAGCGTATAATCCCGCCACAAGAACCTGGCGCTTAGCCACCAGCCCACCGATTCCAAACCTTCCCGACCAAATCGACTACGTCTGCTTTGCGACGGGTATGCACATGGATGTCAACGAGTTGCCATTCATGCAGAAAATGCATGCAGACTACCCTATTCGATCAATTGGAGGTTTACCCTGTCTCACGGATGACCTGATGTGGCAGGCGGAGGTGCCGCTGTATATGACGGGAAGGCTTGCGGCCTTGAGACTTGGTCCTGGGGCGCCCAATCTGGAGGGGGCGAGGTTGGGCGCGGAGAGGATTGCGTGGAGTCTGGAGGAGGTGCTTGGGAAACGAACGTTtggcaaggatgagaagcGCGAGGCATTGGATGTTGAGCGGTCGATGGAGTGCTTTTGCGGGTTGGGGAATCGATTCGCTGAACTTCCTGAAGCTTGA
- a CDS encoding uncharacterized protein (transcript_id=CADANIAT00005478): MSLGFPYYRPTTPPVQYQELAGQTHNHTASDSSIYSNDSSPWSAVTSTTSPTIDSPPRYQHGPALLPRIRSQDVVIEPPPTAGPQRHRRFLSNTRNPPGFIPYPTRRPSVQRNVVEVSDRLAAVSSAHTSPVYASYNESALSSPVSITASHRREDSGKHSRSSSASSMEEAKYAYLNYRQCPKYTAQPQASPTALITPATPSIMVYPPFSRDSPAEPATKSQGTPAQLALPASPYHYAQAPSAQCSPVGVAHPVPTVCAQSTTLLSYLTSPTQAINLVRNGLTKLLKTAIPTSLAPPAVVQSSRLSPDSEIALVNLVQDIYAPRVNAALAVSQGPDHLSLYPAPTPRIPANKNYGGPHFLANYASDTEQTTSGLPRGRLVGIAKSFDRWNTGMRNEAPHRRVEYLNGLAHLQRCMREHSCRYGFIITEIELVCVRAGCDPGDDVPYFGFLEVSAPIPTNVAARPANANDDAVEHNSTAYASPNSPTPSVDSSLASQSPPYNHNPHEGYSVEATEALNGPMTASLALYFLLMLSKSVPLPSQPSSHLNVGGPGALTRQRTLPEGKDKWIPEPQIGEKRDAKRVRGWIWPHDAWHRREGGGVPRSKAAAAAPAKAKKWHK, from the exons ATGTCCCTGGGCTTTCCTTACTACCGGCCCACCACCCCTCCTGTCCAGTACCAGGAGTTGGCTGGGCAGACACATAATCACACCGCGTCAGATTCGTCTATATACTCCAATGATTCGTCTCCATGGTCTGCTGTCACTTCGACTACGAGCCCAACAATCGATTCTCCTCCCCGGTACCAACATGGCCCTGCTCTTCTACCTAGGATCAGATCACAAGACGTCGTTATTGAGCCTCCACCAACCGCAGGACCGCAGCGTCACCGGCGATTCCTTTCCAACACTCGAAACCCACCAGGCTTCATTCCTTACCCAACTCGGCGTCCGTCAGTCCAGCGCAATGTGGTTGAGGTATCAGATAGACTTGCAGCTGTCTCATCCGCTCATACCTCGCCTGTCTACGCTTCTTACAATGAATCAGCACTTTCATCCCCCGTGAGCATTACGGCCTCTCACAGACGCGAGGATTCTGGCAAGCACTCTCGCTCGAGCTCTGCGTCGAGTATGGAAGAAGCCAAATATGCCTACCTGAATTATCGGCAGTGTCCGAAATATACAGCTCAACCCCAGGCTTCCCCTACTGCACTCATCACACCGGCCACACCAAGTATCATGGTGTATCCCCCGTTCTCACGGGACTCGCCAGCCGAACCCGCAACGAAGAGCCAAGGAACGCCAGCACAGCTTGCGCTCCCTGCTTCCCCGTACCACTACGCTCAAGCTCCCAGTGCCCAATGCTCACCCGTTGGCGTCGCGCATCCGGTCCCCACCGTTTGTGCGCAGTCAACCACTCTTCTTTCGTATTTAACAAGCCCAACGCAAGCGATCAACCTAGTCCGCAAT GGACTCACCAAACTCTTGAAAACGGCGATTCCTACGAGTCtggctcctccagctgtAGTCCAGAGCAGTCGCCTATCCCCAGACTCCGAGATTGCGCTTGTTAATCTCGTTCAAGATATCTATGCCCCGCGAGTCAATGCTGCCCTCGCGGTGTCACAAGGACCGGACCATTTATCTTTATACCCAGCCCCCACCCCTCGAATTCCGGCCAACAAGAACTACGGTGGCCCGCACTTTCTGGCTAACTATGCCTCCGACACCGAACAAACTACCTCGGGCCTCCCTCGCGGCCGCCTCGTCGGGATAGCGAAGAGCTTCGACCGGTGGAACACAGGTATGCGCAATGAGGCACCCCACCGGCGCGTTGAGTACCTTAACGGCCTCGCCCACCTCCAGCGTTGCATGCGCGAGCACTCCTGCCGCTatggcttcatcatcaccgagATTGAGCTCGTCTGCGTCCGTGCCGGCTGCGACCCCGGCGACGACGTCCCATACTTTGGATTTCTGGAAGTCTCCGCGCCCATCCCCACGAATGTCGCCGCTCGTCCGGCCAATGCCAATGACGACGCCGTCGAGCACAATTCAACGGCATATGCCTCACCTAACTCGCCCACTCCCTCCGTCGACAGCTCTCTGGCCAGTCAATCACCGCCTTACAACCACAACCCCCATGAGGGATACTCCGTTGAAGCGACAGAAGCCCTCAATGGCCCCATGACCGCGAGCTTAGCGCTCTACTTCCTCCTTATGCTCTCGAAATCCGTCCCGCTTCCCTCTCAGCCCTCCTCCCATCTTAATGTTGGCGGTCCCGGGGCGCTGACCCGTCAGAGAACCCTACCTGAGGGGAAGGATAAGTGGATTCCGGAGCCGCAGATTGGTGAAAAACGTGATGCAAAGCGCGTACGGGGCTGGATCTGGCCCCATGATGCATGGCATCGGAGGGAGGGGGGTGGCGTGCCAAGGTCTaaggcagcagcggcggcaccagcgaaggcgaagaagtgGCATAAATAG
- a CDS encoding uncharacterized protein (transcript_id=CADANIAT00005476), translating into METMSQVGAGFSSETANFGVYEIKVESDPQDKIDKVSALRLGDYWDQGDPTAKASRIEILHRQPAVSRRPGNGREQPMSQLILVRLPLPTSSSIRTQWAPSIPCLQSETTRSRTRYGSMGQ; encoded by the exons ATGG AGACAATGAGTCAAGTTGGCGCAGGCTTTTCGTCGGAAACCGCCAATTTTGGGGTGTACGAGATCAAGGTTGAAAGCGACCCACAAGATAAGATTGATAAAGTCTCAGCATTGAGACTGGGGGACTACTGGGACCAGGGCGATCCAACAGCAAAGGCTTCTAGAATCGAGATCCTGCACCGGCAGCCAGCTGTCTCCCGCCGTCCCGGAAACGGGAGGGAACAGCCGATGTCGCAGCTTATCCTTGTCAGGCTGCCACTACcgacctcatcctcaatAAGAACACAGTGGGCACCCTCGATCCCGTGTCTCCAAAGCGAGACTACGCGAAGCCGTACAAGATATGGCTCAATGGGGCAGTGA
- the erg13 gene encoding hydroxymethylglutaryl-CoA synthase (transcript_id=CADANIAT00005477), with translation MSRPQNIGIKAIEVYFPSQCLDQTELEKHDGVSEGKYTIGLGQSKMSFCDDREDIYSIALTTLSSLMKKYNIDPNSVGRLEVGTETLLDKSKSVKSVLMQLFAPHGNTNIEGVDTVNACYGGTNALFNSINWVESSAWDGRDAVVVCGDIALYAKGAARPTGGAGCVAMLIGPDAPIIFEPGLRASYLTHAYDFYKPDLTSEYPVVDGHFSLRCYTEAVDACYKAYGAREKTLKEKTQNGTNGVTHDESKTALDRFDYVLFHAPTCKLVQKSYARMLYNDYLANPTHPSFAEVAPELRDLDYETSLTDKNVEKTFMGLTKKRFAERVRPGLDVATLCGNMYTATVYAGLCSLLSNVTFDPSQPKRLGFFSYGSGLASSLFSAKIVGDVSYIVEKLNLHKRLESRTVLSPTDYEAMCELREHAHLAKDFKPSGNPDTLFPGTYYLTEIDGMFRRKYETKA, from the exons ATGTCTCGCCCGCAGAACATCGGTATCAAGGCCATCGAGGTCTACTTCCCCAGCCAGTGTCTCGACCAGACGGAGCTCGAGAAGCACGATGGCGTTAGTGAGGGAAAGTACACAATCGGTCTTGGACAGTCCAAGATGAGCTTCTGTGATGACCGTGAGG ATATTTACTCTATTGCTCTCACCACCCTTTCCTCCCTCATGAAGAAATACAACATTGACCCCAACTCCGTCGGTCGATTGGAAGTCGGTACTGAGACTCTGCTGGACAAGTCCAAGTCCGTCAAGTCCGTCCTCATGCAGCTTTTTGCCCCCCACGGAAACACCAACATCGAGGGTGTCGACACCGTCAATGCTTGCTACGGAGGAACCAACGCTctgttcaacagcatcaactgGGTGGAGTCGTCTGCCTGGGACGGCAGAGACGCCGTCGTCGTTTGTGGTGACATTGCTCTTTATGCCAAGGGCGCCGCTCGGCCCACTGGTGGTGCCGGCTGTGTGGCCATGCTGATCGGTCCCGACGCTCCTATCATCTTTGAGCCCGGTCTCCGTGCTTCTTACCTTACCCACGCATACGACTTTTACAAGCCCGATCTCACTAGCGAGTACCCCGTTGTTGACGGCCACTTCTCCCTTCGTTGCTACACCGAGGCCGTTGATGCCTGCTACAAGGCCTACGGTGCCCGTGAGAAGACactgaaggagaagacccAAAATGGCACCAACGGTGTCACTCACGACGAGTCTAAGACCGCTCTCGACCGTTTCGACTATGTCCTCTTCCACGCCCCTACTTGCAAGCTCGTGCAGAAGTCCTACGCTCGCATGCTCTACAACGACTACCTCGCCAACCCCACTCACCCCTCATTCGCTGAAGTTGCCCCTGAGCTGCGTGACCTCGACTACGAAACCTCTCTGACTGACAAGAATGTCGAGAAGACTTTCATGGGTCTGACCAAGAAGCGTTTCGCCGAGCGCGTGCGCCCTGGTCTTGACGTTGCCACCCTGTGCGGTAACATGTACACCGCTACCGTCTACGCTggtctctgctctctgcTCAGCAATGTCACCTTCGACCCCAGCCAGCCCAAGCGcctcggcttcttctcctaCGGCAGTGGTCTTGCCAGCTCTCTGTTCAGCGCCAAGATTGTTGGCGACGTTTCCTACAttgttgagaagctgaacctGCACAAGCGTCTTGAGTCCCGCACAGTCTTGTCTCCCACGGACTATGAAGCCATGTGCGAGCTCCGCGAGCACGCCCACTTGGCCAAGGACTTCAAGCCCTCTGGCAACCCCGACACACTCTTCCCCGGCACATACTACCTCACCGAGATTGATGGTATGTTCCGTCGCAAGTACGAAACAAAGGCATGA